The genomic segment CAAATCGCCCAGCAGCACGGGGGACGCGTAAATGTTGTCCACCGGAATATCAAAGAAACCCTGGATCTGGTCAGCGTGCAAATCCATGGTCAGCACGCGGTCTACGCCCACGGCTTGCAACATGTTGGCGACCACTTTGGCAGTGATAGGCACACGGGCAGAGCGGGGACGACGGTCTTGACGTGCATAACCGAAGTAGGGAATCACGGCGCTGATGCGCTCAGCAGACGCACGCTTGAGTGCATCGACCATGATCAGCAGTTCCATCAGATTTTCGTTAGTGGGAGCGCAAGTGCTCTGGACCACAAACACGTCGCGGGCGCGAACGTTTTGGTTGATCTCTACCGTGACCTCGCCATCCGAGAAGCGACCGACGGTGGCTGCACCGAGGGAAATGCCGAGGTGCTTGGAAATGTCTTCCGCCATGCCAGGATTGGCATTGCCGGTAAAAACCATGAAATCAGGGGGTGTGAATGCCTGCATGTGGGGAGGTCCAGCGAAGAGAGTGGGTTTATTTTTTCACAGATCGCATGCTGAATCGGGACCGGCCCGAACAGCAATTTGGCAGGGGAAGAAGGATTCGAACCTTCGCATGCTGGAATCAAAATCCAGTGCCTTAACCAACTTGGCGACTCCCCTACACGGGTTGGTAGCTAAACGCTACCCACCGATAAACCATCGCTGGGTGCCCATCCCTGAAGGGGGTGAACATCCAAACTACTGCACAACCTGACTTGACAATCAGTAGGCGCATTACCCATTTCGATGTCCTGAGTGCAGTGCGCAAAAACTGCGCTTCCTGAACCAGTCATTCGACCACTGAGACCTTTTGAATTCAGCCACTGAAGGGCTTGGTTCATTTCCGGGCACAGCGTCTGGGCTATGGCCTGCAAATCATTTCTTGTTGTCTTTAAGACATTTTCGAAAGTGTGTGCAGCGAAGCCATAGATTGTAGCGCACTCTGAATCACGTTTCAAGCTTGGATCGGAAAAAATTCGTTTTGTTTCTAAACCGGCCCCGGGTTTCACGACCAACCAAGGCGAAACCGGGATGTCGATGGGGGTCAGTTTTTCTCCGATGCCTTCTACCCACGCGTTCTTTCCGCCGAGGAAAAAGGGCACATCTGCACCCAGTTTCAGGCCGATCGCTAGCAGCGCAGGCAGCGGCAGATTCAAGTTCCACAGGCGATTCAAGACCAGCAACGTAGACGCTGCATCCGAAGACCCTCCGCCCATGCCTGCTTGCGCCGGGATGGATTTGTGGATGCCGATGTGGGCACCCAAGGCGCAGCCGGTGGCTTGCTGCAAGGCGCGGGCTGCGCGGAGTACGAGATCGTCTTCCGGCAAGGCCCAGCTCAGATCCTCGCGGCTGATACCGCCATCACTGCGCAGGTCGAAGTGGAGGGTGTCACTCCAATCAATCAGCATAAAGGGGGACTGCAACAGGTGATATCCATCCTCGCGGCGACCCACGATATGAAGGAACAAGTTGAGCTTGGCGGGGGCGGGGATGTCGTAGAGCGACTGCATGGCGGCGATTATCTGCGCTGCAGGGTGCGTCGTTCAGGGCTGCAGAATGATTCGCAACTCAACACGCGGCAGCGATGGGTCATCGCGCTGGGCCGTTAATCGACCTTGCTCTAGGGTACTCAGGTCCACGGACCAGCCTGGCACGGGCGTAGCCGTACCCCGGAGCCAATCAAACAGCGCTTGCACCGGGAGCTCGGCGCCGGTAGCCTGCTGCACCAGTGCCTCGACAGAGTCAAACTGGCGGATTTGTCCTTCTGCCGCGAGGGTTGCGGTGCCGGGCGCCCATTGCAGCTTTGTCGCAGTAGTGCCGAGGGGGGTGTAAAAGGCCAGCTGGCCTGCTTCGGCTGAACCACCCAATTCAAAGTCGGCGCTGAAGGCTTGGGGTGGCGTGCTCTGCACTTTGAGGGCCAGTCTGCCGCTCCACTGCGATTCAGCAGGAAAAGTGCTGTTCGCGCCCGGTTTATGTGCGCAACCTGCTATCAAAAAAATAGCAATCCAGAGCGTGAGGCGCGCTCGGGTCCGGATTCCCCAGCTCATAAGGACGGGTTCAGCCGCTGGATGGTCTCGCGCAGGGTTTCGTTGTCTTTTTGCAGTTCCAAGCCCTGCTGCCAAATTTTGGTAGCCGCTTCGCGCTGCCCTGAGACCCACAGCACTTCGCCCAAATGGGCTGCTATTTCTGCGTCCTGCCGGCTGGCATAGGCTTGCTGCAATAGGCGCTGTGCTTCGGGGAGATTGCCGCTGCGGAACTCCACCCACGCGAGGCTGTCGACGATAAAGGGGTCTGCGGGTGCAAACTCCAACGCCTTTTGGATCAGTTGCCGCGCCTCTGGCAGGCGTATGCCACGGTCCGCCAAGGAATAGCCCAATGCGTTGTACGCGTGGTGGTAGTCCGGCGCTTTGGCAATCAGCTTGCGCAGCAGGGTTTCCATCTCCTCAGGTCGACCGAGTTTTTCTGCCACCATGGCCAAGTCGTAGGCAAAGGTGTTGTCATCCGGGTAGGTCTGCACCGCGGTTGTGAGCAAGGTGTAGGCCTCGCTCATTTGCTTGTAGTCGCGGAGCAGCTGGATTTCGGTGGCCAGCTTGGTGCGGGCGTCATCGGCTTGTCGCTCAGGGGCGTTGCGGATCGCGGCACGGGCTTCATCCAGCTTGCCCTGGCGGGCCAGCAGCGTGGCGCGGCGCACAGTCACCCGCAAGGCGTCTTGGGGGCTTTTGATCCGTTGCAGGAGTGCGTTGGCTTCGTCGGGCTTGCCGTTCAGTTCTGCAATCTGGGCGAGCAATAAATAGGCTTGTACCGCGCCCCGTCCGGTTTCGGTCTCGTCATTGGGGTCTTGTTCGGCGGGGAGCAGGCTCAGGTATTGCTTGAGTGATTTCTCTGCCGCGGCCGGGCCTTTGTCCTGGATTTCCAGAGACCCACGTACCAACCAAGCATCCGCAAAATCCGGCTTTTGCGTGTTGATCAGCTGCATTTGGGTGAGTGCTTCGGCAAACCGCTGCGCACCTATCAAGGCCCGCCCGTAGCCCATGCGGATTTCGGGTAGCGCATTGCCAGCCAAGTACTTGCGCACGATCGCCTCGGCGGCGGGCGCTTTGGCATCCATCAAATTCAGGGCGAGTACTGCCGGCTCTTCCGCGTTGGCATCCAGCGCGGCGCCACGTTGGGCTGCATCCAGCGCGCCGGGCAGGTTGCCAGCGCCGATTCGCATCACGCCGACAGCGCTCCACGCCGCGGGTCCGTAGAGCGTGGTGGGCAGGTCTGCTGCCAGCGCCTGTTCGAGCACCGCTGCGGCCAGTGTTTTATCGGTTACCCGCTGGAAATAGCGTGGCAACACATTAATAGTGCCTACCCGGTCCTTTCCCGAGAGGCCTTGGAGTTCGCGTTTGAGTGGTTCGGTCAGTTCAGACAGGCGGTTCGTGCCTATCAATATTTGCAAGATGTAGCGATTGGCATCTTTCGAGCTTGGGAACCCCCGCTGCCAGGCACGGGCGGCCTCCAGCGCAAAGTCCGCGCTTCGGGCGCGTAGGGCCAGCTCTACCGCCCGCTCGTACAGCCGCGGTGAATTGGCGCGCCGGGCTGCATCCAGGGTCAAGGAGAACGCATTGGTCTCATCGCCATTGAAGGCGCTCATTTCTGCCACCAGGATCTGGTACATCAGCCCGGCGTTGAGGTCCGAGTTTGTGATGGGCGCCGGCGCCACAGCCTGCGCGGACCCGAATGGAATGAGTCCGGCCACGACGGAAGCGATAGCGATGAGGCGTTGGGTGCGGTGCATCAGACCATAATAATCCAACCCCCGTATCTGAGAGCGCCCATGCCTGAATTGCCCGAAGTTGAAGTCACCCGCCGGAGTTTTGCCGACCGCATCACCGGCGCCACGATTCAGGCAGTGCACATGGGCAAACCTTTGCGCTGGCCATTGCAATGCGAGCCAGCATCGTTGGCGGGCATGCGGGTGCGTGGCGTCCGGCGCCGGGGCAAGTATCTGTTGATCGACCTCAGCGAAGGCTTGCTGCTGGTGCACTTGGGCATGTCGGGTTCGGTGGTCTTTGACCGGCATTTGCCGCCCGCGGGTGTGCACGACCACTTTGACATGGTCACCGATCTCGGCACCCTGCGCCTGCACGACCCCCGCCGCTTCGGCGCTGTGGTGTTTGCGGCGGGTGAGGCAGACCCGGTTGCGCAAAAACTGCTGGGCCACTTGGGCGTAGAGCCTTTGGGTGACGGTTTTGAGGTGGCCGTTTTTCTGGCCGGGCTGCGGCAGCGCAAAGCCCCCATCAAACAAGTGCTCTTGGCCGGCGAGGTGGTGGTGGGGGTGGGCAATATTTATGCGTCCGAGGCCTTGTTCTTGGCGGGTATACGCCCCACCAGCCCGGCCAACAGCATCAGCAAGCCGCGCGTGGCCAAGCTGCATGCGGCGGTGAAGGATGTGCTGAGCCGCGCGGTAGAGAAGGGCGGCAGCACGCTGCGCGACTTTTCCAACGCCAATGGCGAGAGTGGCTACTTTCAATTAGAGGCCAATGTCTACGGCCGTGAAGGCGCGCCTTGTCGTGTGTGTGCGACACCGGTGCGAGCGATCCGGCAAGGGCAGCGGTCTACCTATTTCTGCATGATTTGCCAGAAGCGCTAGGGCTGGATGGGGTGCTATATTGGCCGATTCCTCGGGGGACTACGTGGCTACTTCATTCAACGATCAATTTGACCAACACGGCACATGGCGGCGTGAGTTTGCGCTGCGCCTGAAGCTGCTGGCCGAATGGCTGAAAGACCACGAGTTGCTGGATGCCGGCGTCGAAGAGCGCCTGTTGCGCCTGGAGACCCAGCTGCGCTCTGACAAGGTGATGGTGGCCTTTGTGGCCGAGTTCTCGCGCGGCAAGTCCGAGATGATCAACGCCTTGTTCTTTGCGGGCTACGGCCGGCGCATCATGCCGGCCAGCGCAGGCCGCACCACCATGTGCCCCACTGAGATGGGTTATGACGCTGAGGTGCCCCCCTGCCTGCGCCTGCTCCCGATCGAGACCCGCCTGCAACCCCAGGCGCTGATGGAATGGCGCATGGCGCCCGAGAAGTGGACCCGCATCGACCTCGATGTGAACAATCCCCAGCAACTGGCCAAGGCCTTGGAAAAAGTCGCCGAAACCATTCGGGTGACACAAGAAGAGGCCCGCGCCTTGGGCTTCTGGAATGCCCAAGCCCCTGAAGACAACCCCATGGTGGACGCGCAGGGCATGGTCGAAGTGCCGCGCTGGCGCCATGCGCTCATCAATATTGCCCACCCGCTGCTCAAGCAGGGGTTGGTGATTCTGGACACCCCGGGCCTGAACGCCATCGGCGCTGAGCCGGAGCTGACCGTCAGCCTGATTCCCCAGGCCCACGCCGTGGTGTTCATGTTGGGCGCCGACACCGGGGTGACCAAGTCTGACTTGGCTATCTGGCGCGAGCACCTGATCACCGAGTCCACCGACCCCGAAGCGCGTTTGGTGGTGCTCAACAAGATCGACACGCTGTGGGACGCCCTCAGTACCCCCGCCCAGATTCAGACCCAGATCGACCGCCAGCGCACCAGCACCGCTGATATTTTGGGGATTTCCAAAGAGCGGGTGATTGCGGTGTCGGCCCAGAAGGGCCTGGTCGCCAAGGTCACCGAAGACGATGCGTTGCTGCGCCAGAGTTGCCTGCCGGTGCTCGAAGACGTGCTCGGCCACGGCATGATGGGCAAGCGCCAGCAGATTCTGGCTTCCGCCATGAAGGGCGGAATTACGGATTTGCGGGCTGAAACCGGTCGCGTCATCAACATCCGTAAGCGCGACCTGACCGAGCAGATGATGGAGTTGCAAAGCCTGCAGGGCAAAAACGCCAACGTCATCAAGCACATGCGCAACCGCATCTCGCAAGAGCAGGCCGAGTTTGACCAGGGCGGCGCCAAGATCCATGCAGTGCGCTCAGTGCATCTGCGCCTGCTGCGCGAGGTGTTCAACATTTTGGGCGCAGCCATGCTCAAGAAAGAAATGGCCGGGCTGGGTGACACGTTGCTGCAAAAGGGCCTCAAGTTGGGCGTCAAGCGGGCTTACAGCGAAACCTTTGACCGCCTGCGTGCCAACCTGCAGCGGGTGCAAGCCCTGTGCGCCGAAATCCAGACCATGCTGGAGGCCAGCTTTACCGCGCTGAACGCCGAATACGGCTTCTCGCTGCAGCCACCGGCGCAGCCGGACATGGCCCGATTCACGGTGGATCTGGACACGATCGAACGCAATCACCTGCAGTATTTGGGCTTGGGCAATGCCTTCCGCCTGGCCCAGCCGGAGTTTGCAGACCGCTTGGTGCGCGCCTTGTCCACGCGGTTGCGCACGGTCCACGAAACCGCCTTGGCAGATGTAGAGCTCTGGAGCAAAGCGTCTGCAGCGCAGCTCGATGCCCAACTGCGCGAGCGCCGCCGCAATTTTGTGCGCCGTATTGAAGCGATTGACCGCATCTCGCAGGCCGCGGGTGGCCTGGAGGACCGCATCGGTGAAATCAATCTGCAGAGCAACGCCCTGAATGTGCTGGACGACAAGCTCATGGAGCTCACCTCCTACCTGGTAGCGGCGCACCAGAGCAGCACCGCGCTGACCGAAGTCGACGTCGAACTGGTCTGACTATGGCGACACCGAGTTTTGCCACCGCCGTGGTGCGCTGGCAGGCGCAGCATGGCCGCAACAGCCTGCCTTGGCAAAACACCCAAGACCCGTACCGGGTGTGGCTGTCAGAGATCATGCTGCAGCAAACGCAGGTGGCCACCGTCATCGGCTATTTCGACCGCTTTTTGGCCCGCTGCCCTACGGTGGCAGACCTGGCCGCCGCCAGCAGTGACGAGGTCATGGGCCTGTGGAGCGGCCTGGGCTACTACAGCCGCGCCCGCAATTTGCACCGCTGCGCCCAGCTGGTCATGGAGCTGCACGGCGGTGCCTTCCCGCGCGATGCGGCCACGCTGGTCACCTTGCCCGGTATAGGCCGCTCCACCGCTGCGGCGATTGCCTCGCTGTGTTTTGACGAGCGGGTGGCCATCATGGATGCCAACGTCAAGCGTGTGCTCACCCGCGTGCTGGGGTTTGACGCCGATCTGGCCTCCACCAAGAATGAGCGCGCTCTGTGGGACCAGGCCACAGCCCTGCTGCCCAGCGCGGCCGAGGTGGCCACTGAGGGCCCGCGTGTGATGCCGCGCTACACACAGGGCATGATGGATTTGGGCGCCTCGCTTTGCAGCCCCAAGCGGCCCAGCTGTTTGCTCTGCCCGGTGCAAAACCAGTGCGCTGCTGCCAAGGCAGGAGACGCCGAGCGCTACCCGGTGCGCACCCGCAAGCTCAAGCGCAGCAGCCAGAGCCTGTGGCTCTTGTGGTTGCGGCGTGTTGATGGCGCAGTGTGGCTGAGCAAGCGCCCCACGCCTGGTGTGTGGGCGGGCTTGCAGTGCTTTCCGCTGTTTGAGAGTGAAGACGCGTTGCGCGCCGCGCTACCGCCCGCGTTTGCTGGCGACTTGCACTTCCTGCCCGCAGTGACCCATGTGCTCACGCATAAAGACCTATTTATGCATCCAGCGCAGGTGGAATGTGCGCAAGTTGCTATGGATTTAATAGCAAGTGGCTTGGGCGAGGGCGCTTGGTTTACGCCCGCCGAATGGGCTGCGGCGGGCTTGCCGGCACCTGTGCGAAAGCTGTTGGAAGGCTAGAGAGGGTTTTGCCGCCGGGCCGCCCCAAGGCGTGGACTCGGGGTTTTGCCAAACGCGCCCCCGTGGGGGGCAGCGACCCGCGCAGCGGCGGAGCGTGGGGGCTTTAGGCTCTTGCGTCCATCTCGCGGTGGCGCTTGAGGGTGATCCACTCACCACTGAAGCGCTTGGCGAGTTGTTCTACCAAAAACACCGAGCGGTGTTGGCCGCCCGTGCAACCGATGGCCACGGTGACATAGCTGCGGTGGTCGCTCGCCAAAGCATCGAGCCAGCTTTCCAGAAAGTGGGCAATGTGGTGCTGCATGAGCGCCACGGCATCTTCGGCCATCAGGAAATCCATCACCGGCTGGTCCCGCCCGGTCAGGTGCTTGAGCTCGGGGTTGTAGTGCGGGTTGGGCAGCATGCGCACATCGAACACGTAGTCCGCATCGGTGGGCACGCCCCGTTTGAAGGCAAACGATTCAAACACCAGCGTGAGTTGCCCCCCGGGCGAGGCGATCAGCGCTTTGACATAGCTCTGCAACTGCGAGGGGCGGATGATGCTGGAGTCAATCACATGGGCCTGCTCGCGCAGGTCGGCCAGCAGCTCGCGCTCCAGCTCAATCGCATCGACCAGCGCGCGGCGCTCATCGCGCTCGCCATGGTCGGAGCTACCCTGTGACAAGGGGTGCTTGCGTCGGGTCTCAGAGTAGCGGCGCACCAGCGTGTCGGTGGTGGAGTCCAAAAACAAAGGCTTGACCACCACGCCCAGCGCCCGCACCGCAGCCAGTTGCTGGGGCACTAAAGGCAGTGAGACCGCGCTGCGCACATCCATCGCAATGGCGATGCGCTGTGCGTCGTGCTGGCGTTCCAGCTCCACAAAGGGCAGCAGCAGCTCGGGCGGCAGGTTGTCGACGCAGTAAAAGCCTGCGTCTTCCAAGGCGTGAAGCGCCACCGATTTGCCGGAACCCGACATGCCGGTGATCAGCACAATTTCCATCGACGTGTGTAGAGAGCTCATTTTTTATAGGCCTGACTGCAACATTTCTTTCGCGTGTGCCAGCGTAGTGCCTGAGAGTTTCTCCCCACCTAGCATGCGGGCAATTTCGGCCACGCGCTGCTCGCCGCCCACGGGGGCCACGGTGCTCAGGGTGGCTTTGCCTTGCAGCTGCTTGGAAACCACCAAATGGTGGTGCGCGCAGGCGGCTACTTGGGGCAGGTGGGTCACGGCCAGCACCTGGCGGTCGCTGCCCAGCTGCTGCATGAGGCGGCCCACGGTTTCGGCGACTGCGCCGCCTACGCCGGAATCCACCTCGTCAAATATCAAGGTCTGGGCGGTGCCCAAGCGGCTGGTGGTCACCGCAATGGCGAGCGCCATGCGCGACAGCTCGCCGCCCGAGGCCACCTTACCCACCGGGCGCGGTGTGCTGCCCGCATGGCCCGCGGCCAGAAACTGCACGTCTTCCAGCCCGCTGGCCTGGGGCTGGGCCAAGGGCTCCAGTGCCACCTCAAACCGGCCGCCTTGCATGCCCAGCCCTTGCATGGCATGGGTGATGCTTTGGGCCAGCAAGGGTGCGGCCTTGGCGCGTTGTTTGGAGAGGGCTTTGGCCTCCGCCATGAAGGCGGCTTGGGCCTTGCGCTCTTTGGCTTGCAGGCCGTCCAGGTCAGCGGCGGCATCCAACTGGGCTAGCTCGGTTTTCCAGCTCGCCCACAACTCGGCCAGCTCTTCGGGCGGGCGCTTGTAGCGGCGCGCCAGGCTCACCCAGAGCGACATGCGTTCGTCCAGCTCCGCCAGCCGCTCCGGGTCCAGCTCGGCGCGGCGGGCATAAGAGCGCAGGCTGTGTACCGTATCTTCTATCTGCGCGACGCTGGAGTTCAGGGCCTCAATGGCATCTTTGAATTCGGCTTCCAGGTGCGACTGGGCTTGCAGCAGCTGCAGGGCAGCGTGCAGCGGGGCTAGCGCATTGGTGTCGTCGTCTTCCAGCAGGTTGACGGCGCCTTGGGCGGCATCAATCAGCGCCTGCCCATTGGCCAGGCGGCTATGGCTGGCGTTGAGCTCGGGCCACTCGTCGGTACCGGGGTTGAGCTTGTCTACCTCGCCAATCTGCCAGGCCAGACGTTCGCGCTCGCGCTGCAGGCTGTCTTGTGCGGCTTGGGCTTGGGTGAGGGCTTGTTGGGTCTGGCGCCAGGTGGCCCACAGGCTGCCCAGAGCGCTGGTGTCCAACTTGGCATAGGCGTCCAGCAAGCCGCGCACTGCCTCAGGCCGGGTCAGGCTTTGCCAGGCGTGCTGGCCGTGAATGTCCAGCAGCTGCTCGCCGATGGTGCGCAACTGCTGCGCGGTGGCGGGGCTGCCATTCACCCAGGCGCGGCTTTTGCCCTGCGTATCTACCGTGCGGCGCAGCAGCAGGGTGTCGCCACTCTCAAACCCGGCCTCGTCCAGTACAGCTTGCAGGCCGGGCGCGTTGTCAAACTCAGCGCTCACATCGGTGCGGGCCGCGCCTTCGCGGATCACGCCGGTGTCGGCGCGCGCGCCAGTGACGAGCTGCAGCGCATCAATCAGGATGGATTTGCCCGCGCCAGTTTCACCTGTCAGCACCGAAAAGCCGGATTCGAGGTCCAGCTCCAGCTCGCTGACGATCACAAAGTCTCTGAGAACAATTCGCTTGAGTGCCATGTTTTCAATAGGGGTGGTGCTTACGCCACCCCTTCATTCCAATGCATTTTCTGGCGCAGGGTGTCAAAGTAGGTCCAGCCCTTCGGGTGCAAAAAGCGCACCTTGTGCTGCGAGCGGGTCACCTCAATGCGGTCGCCGTGCATCAAGCTGGCCAGGCTTTGCATGTCAAAGTTGGCGCTGGCATCGCGTCCTGCTACGATTTCGATAGCTATGTGCGCACTATCGGCGAGGGCTATCGGCCTGTTTGACAATGTATGTGGCGCAATCGGCACCATCACCCAAGCCGCAATCGAGGGGTGCAACAGCGGCCCTCCGGCCGACATGGCGTAGGCGGTGGAGCCCGTGGGCGAGGCGATGATCAGCCCGTCCGCCCGCTGGTTGGCCACAAAGTGTCCGTCTACCTCCACGCGCAGTTCCACCATGCCCGAGGTGGCTCCGCGGTTCACCACCACATCGTTCATAGCTTCGGCCTCAAACACGCAGTGGCCGTCGCGCATCACGCGGGCGCGCATCAGGGCGCGGTCGTCCACCTCGTAGTGGCCAGCCAGCATGGGGGCCAGTGTGGTTTTGTATTGCTCGAAGCGGATGTCGGTAATAAACCCCAGCCGCCCGGAGTTGATGCCGATCAGCGGCACCTGGTAGCGCGCCAACTGGCGCCCGATGCCCAGCATGGTGCCGTCGCCACCCACCACCAAGGCCAGGTCGCAATGGGTGCCAATGCCGTCCACATCCATGGTGGTGTAGTTGCTCAGGCCCGTGTTGGCGGCGGTGTCGGCCTCGATCACCACCTCGCAGCCCTGGTCCATCAAATAATGGGCAATCTCGTCCAGCGATTTGCGGGACGAGGCCCCCGCAGCGCTGGTGCCGGTGGTTTGGTACTTGCCGATCAGAGCGACATGCCTAAATAGAGACAACATGCGCAAATTAGACACTAAATAGGTTACTAAAATGACCGGCATGCTCGATGAACGTTCCAAGATGTTGATGAAGGCGCTCGTAGAGCGCTATATCGCCGATGGACAGCCCGTCGGCAGCCGCACGCTCTCCAAAGAGTCCGGCCTCGACCTCTCGCCCGCCACCATCCGCAACGTCATGTCGGACTTGGAGGACCTGGGCCTCATCGTCAGCCCCCACACCTCGGCCGGGCGCATCCCCACCGCGCGCGGCTACCGCCTGTTTGTGGACACCATGCTCACGGTGCAGCAAGGCCACATGGCTGCGCACAGCCTCGCGCCCGATCAGCCGCAAAAAGTCATCAGCAACGCGGCGAATCTGCTCTCCAACTTGTCGCAGTTTGTGGGGGTGGTGATTGCGCCGCGCCGCACATCGGCTTTCCGGCATATTGAGTTTTTGCGCCTCTCGGAGCGGCGGCTGCTGGTCATCATCGTGGCGCCCGATGGCGATGTGCAAAACCGCGTCATCTTCACCGAGGTGGACTACACCCAAAGCCAGCTCGCCGAGGCGGCCAACTTTTTGAACAGCAGCTACATGGGGCTGGAGATCGAGCAAGTGCGCCAGCGCCTGCAAGGCGAGGTAGAAAGCCTGCGCGGCGAGATTGCCACTCTCATGCAAGCAGCGGTGAATGCCAGCTCGGAAGTGATCTCCGAAACGCAAGACGAAGTGGTGATCTCCGGCGAGCGCAACCTGCTGTCGGTGTCTGACTTTTCGAGCGACATGGGCCACCTGCGCCGCGCGTTTGAGCTGTTTGAGCAAAAGGCCCAGCTTATGCGCCTGCTGGACGTGACCGGCCAGGCCGAAGGCGTGCGCATCTTCATCGGGGGCGAGAGCCAGGTGGTGCCGTTTGAAGACCTGTCCATCGTCAGCAGCCCCTACGAGGTGGATGGCAAAGTGGTTGGCACGCTAGGCGTGATCGGCCCCACCCGCATGGCGTATGACCGCATGATCCAGATTGTGGATATCACCTCCAAGCTGGTGAGCAACGCGCTGAGTCACCACAAATAATGGCGACCAGATAACAGCCAAGATTAAGCACTTTATTGCATCCGTCTGCGCCTAGGCAGCACCAACTAGACCGCTGCTCCAAGCTGCGGACATTCACTCAATTAGACACTCAGACCTGCGCTTGCTGACGGGCTCGAGACAACCGTGCGTTGATGCTCAAAAATCTCTGCAACAACAGCGCTGACATGGTGGTTGCTGTCTATAGCGATCATGCTAGTTGCTTCGCGAACTTCTCTAAGGCCCAAGCCGCAATTCAAGATTTCAGCATCCCCCCAACTAAAAGGAGGCGTCGTGTGCATATAGTGAGCCGACGCCACAAGGGTGGCGCAAAGCCGTTTGTGTTGAGAAGTCAATGTTTCCAGTCGCTTTGAATGTCCACGCACAATGAAATACTGATTGTTAATGGTGTATCGAATTTTGGCGTTTGCATCAGGAGCAATCACTCCCTCAATCGCATCAGGGTTTCGAATCAAATAGTCGCCAAAAATAAGTGACGTGTCTTTGCTGGCAGAGAAAATTGCTTTCCAGGCAAGCATTTCGATGCGCGGGATGCAGCCTTCCGAGTTCGTTTTGTTTACCGCCGCATTCACAACTGCAGGCATCGATCCACCTGCAACAATTACAGTGCCGAAGCCCAAACCACGCAAAACGCCTACGGCGCGCTCAACATCTCCCATTAAGTCTGGGACTGCAACCGTAGATACGTTGCCGAAGTCGAGGAGGATGTAGCAATTTTTTGGTCCGACGTTGAGCGCTTCCATGATTTCATTCATGCGCTCAGAGAAATACTCAACGTCAGGCATGTCATCTTGCACGGCTTCACGATCAATGCGAATGCAAGGTGTTACTTGTACCGAAGTACGAATATTCTTGTGCGCTTGGACGTACAGAGGATCGTCCCAACGGTCGTAACCGACTACCGGTTGAACCGGAACGCCATTTGATCGGAACACTGAAAACGCATATTCCAAAACATGAATTCCACTTTCGGTTCGCGCGTTCGGCTTCCACTTAGAAATATCTAAAAACGCCTGGCGTCCGGGCCAAGCTTTGCCAGCGCTAGTCGCAGTTCGAAGGATGGATTTTTCGAACAAACGTGCATCGGGCTTTTGGGCGGGCAACTCAAAGACAGGCATCACTTTTTCTGAAATACCTGCCGCCAAGTTTGTAAGGGCTGTGAATTCACCCTTTTTAGCGCCCATCACTGGAACATATAGAAGACTCATTTAGACCTCCAGCTCAGAAAAGTTAAAGTGTTTACGTACC from the Rhodoferax potami genome contains:
- a CDS encoding ribose-phosphate pyrophosphokinase, with product MQAFTPPDFMVFTGNANPGMAEDISKHLGISLGAATVGRFSDGEVTVEINQNVRARDVFVVQSTCAPTNENLMELLIMVDALKRASAERISAVIPYFGYARQDRRPRSARVPITAKVVANMLQAVGVDRVLTMDLHADQIQGFFDIPVDNIYASPVLLGDLRQKNYSDLIVVSPDVGGVVRARALAKQLNCDMAIIDKRRPKANVSEVMHVIGEIEGRNCVIMDDMIDTAGTLVKAAEVLKARGAKKVYAYCTHPIFSGPAIERIAGGDALDEVVVTNTIPLSAAAAQCTKIRQLSVAPLIADTIQRIAKGDSVMSLFTE
- the ispE gene encoding 4-(cytidine 5'-diphospho)-2-C-methyl-D-erythritol kinase, whose product is MQSLYDIPAPAKLNLFLHIVGRREDGYHLLQSPFMLIDWSDTLHFDLRSDGGISREDLSWALPEDDLVLRAARALQQATGCALGAHIGIHKSIPAQAGMGGGSSDAASTLLVLNRLWNLNLPLPALLAIGLKLGADVPFFLGGKNAWVEGIGEKLTPIDIPVSPWLVVKPGAGLETKRIFSDPSLKRDSECATIYGFAAHTFENVLKTTRNDLQAIAQTLCPEMNQALQWLNSKGLSGRMTGSGSAVFAHCTQDIEMGNAPTDCQVRLCSSLDVHPLQGWAPSDGLSVGSV
- a CDS encoding outer membrane lipoprotein LolB, with product MSWGIRTRARLTLWIAIFLIAGCAHKPGANSTFPAESQWSGRLALKVQSTPPQAFSADFELGGSAEAGQLAFYTPLGTTATKLQWAPGTATLAAEGQIRQFDSVEALVQQATGAELPVQALFDWLRGTATPVPGWSVDLSTLEQGRLTAQRDDPSLPRVELRIILQP
- a CDS encoding tetratricopeptide repeat protein, coding for MHRTQRLIAIASVVAGLIPFGSAQAVAPAPITNSDLNAGLMYQILVAEMSAFNGDETNAFSLTLDAARRANSPRLYERAVELALRARSADFALEAARAWQRGFPSSKDANRYILQILIGTNRLSELTEPLKRELQGLSGKDRVGTINVLPRYFQRVTDKTLAAAVLEQALAADLPTTLYGPAAWSAVGVMRIGAGNLPGALDAAQRGAALDANAEEPAVLALNLMDAKAPAAEAIVRKYLAGNALPEIRMGYGRALIGAQRFAEALTQMQLINTQKPDFADAWLVRGSLEIQDKGPAAAEKSLKQYLSLLPAEQDPNDETETGRGAVQAYLLLAQIAELNGKPDEANALLQRIKSPQDALRVTVRRATLLARQGKLDEARAAIRNAPERQADDARTKLATEIQLLRDYKQMSEAYTLLTTAVQTYPDDNTFAYDLAMVAEKLGRPEEMETLLRKLIAKAPDYHHAYNALGYSLADRGIRLPEARQLIQKALEFAPADPFIVDSLAWVEFRSGNLPEAQRLLQQAYASRQDAEIAAHLGEVLWVSGQREAATKIWQQGLELQKDNETLRETIQRLNPSL
- the mutM gene encoding bifunctional DNA-formamidopyrimidine glycosylase/DNA-(apurinic or apyrimidinic site) lyase — translated: MPELPEVEVTRRSFADRITGATIQAVHMGKPLRWPLQCEPASLAGMRVRGVRRRGKYLLIDLSEGLLLVHLGMSGSVVFDRHLPPAGVHDHFDMVTDLGTLRLHDPRRFGAVVFAAGEADPVAQKLLGHLGVEPLGDGFEVAVFLAGLRQRKAPIKQVLLAGEVVVGVGNIYASEALFLAGIRPTSPANSISKPRVAKLHAAVKDVLSRAVEKGGSTLRDFSNANGESGYFQLEANVYGREGAPCRVCATPVRAIRQGQRSTYFCMICQKR